Within the Cervus canadensis isolate Bull #8, Minnesota chromosome 17, ASM1932006v1, whole genome shotgun sequence genome, the region actggaccaccagggaattactCTTACTTTTCTTAAGTGCTTTTTCTGTGTCATTGTCACTCACATTTCATTGGCAAAGCCTGTTATACCTGCCCCAAAGTGGTGGGATACCAGCTAAGGGCCAGAGGTGGCAGGCCAAGCCCTTGACCCTGCCAGGCTGAGAGTGTCCTGGAGGGCAGCAGGGCTCCTCTCCTCCAGCTCAGATGGTTCACCAGCCTGCCCAGATTCTGCCAGCGTGCTGGATTTACCTAGGATAGCTTCATCCCTCCCACtcaccaccaccagggaagggtGCACCCAGGACCAgtctgccctggaggaggaacatgGAACCAGGGCCCCATTCGCTCCTGGCCTCTACCGGAGTCCATGGACCTGCTGCTACAGCGTgcctgtgttagtcactcagtcatgtccgactctttgcgaccccgtggactgtatgaactgtagcctgccaggctcctctgtccatggaattctccaggaaagaatactggagtgggttgccatttccttctctcccatTATACAAACTGGAGACGAAGAttcaagaaaactttttttttttaaagcatttatttatttctggctgtgctggatcttggttgctacgtggtctttctctagttgcgggtaAGCGGGgtctactctctggttgtggtgcatgggcttctcattgcggcggcttctccggttgcagagcaccggctctagggtgCGCGGGGGCTTCAGCAGATGCCGCTCCTGGGCTCtatctagagcacaggctcaatagatgCGGTGCACTGAGTTTAGttactctgaggcatgtgggatcttcctggaccagggatcgaatccatgtctcctgcactggcaggcagattctttacctctgagccaccaaaaaaGACCCTCAAGAAAACAAGTATTTGCGTAAGGTTTCCAACAGACGAAGGCAGCCGCAAACCTAGGCACCAGAACTTGCAGTTCCCTGACCTGGCTTCCTTTAGCCTGCTGAGCTGGTCCAACACCCTGGACAGCGCCTGCCACTGGCGCGAGCAGAAGGCCGGAGTGTCCGGATCAGGTGCCCATGCGAGGGCCCAGGTGGGGCCAACCTGGCGCAGCCAACAGGCCGACACCTTCGCCCCCCGCAACCCCCACCCCCGACGTTGGTTCAAAGGGTcaagccccgcccccgccaggcCCCCGAGCCCCCTTTGAAGTGCTGATGCGGGCTGGAAGGGGCCACTTCACACCTCGGGGCTCGGGGATAAAGCGGTCGCCGGCCGCCAGCCCCCAGACGCGCCGCCGCTGCCATGGCCCAGTCCCTGTGCCCTCCGCTCTCTGAGTCCTGGATGCTCGCGGCAGGCTGGGGTTCAGCTCAGCCGCCGCAGGCCGCCGACGCGGACTGCGGCTGCTCCCCGGCTTCGTCCCCGGACTCGTGGGGCAGCGTCCCGGCCTGCAGCCCCGTGCCGAGCCCCGGGAGCCCGGCCACCCGCGCCTCCCTCCGCGGGCCGGCAGCAGGGAGGCGAGGCGCGCGCGGCGGCCGCCTGGGCGCTGGGCAGCGGCAGAGCGCCAGCGAGCGCGAGAAGCTGCGCATGCGCACGCTCGCCCGCGCCCTCCACGAGCTGCGCCGCTTCCTGCCTCCGTCCGTGGCGCCCGCCGGCCAGAGCCTGACTAAGATCGAGACGCTGCGCCTGGCCATCCGCTACATCGGACACCTGTCGGCCGTGCTGGGCCTCAGCGAGGACAGCCTGCAGCGCCGGCGCCGGCAACGCGGCGACGCGGCGCCCCCTCGGGGCTGCGCGCTGTGCCCCGACGGCGGCCCCGCGGAGGCGCAGAGGCAAGGCTGCTGCTCCGGCTCGGCCGCGGGCGCCGCGGTGTCCTGGGGGTCCCCGCCCGCCTGCCCCGGAGTCCTGGCAGCGCCCGAGCTGCGCGACCCTCTGGTGCTTAACGACCGCGGGGCGGCGTGCCCGGAAGGACCGGCGATGGAGCCGAGCCCCTCATCCCCGGTTAGTATCGCCCTTCTTCGCGCGGAACTCCCTCCCGGCTCAGCGCCGTCGTAGGGTGGCACTACCTACCGTCTCATATCCCCACCTCACACTCCGGGGATCAGCCCCCCGTGGGGCTCCCCCACCGGCGGCCCGGCCTCGCCTGCTCGCTCTCTGGAGCGACACGGTTGGCGTGCGCGGGGCGCCCGAGCggccaggggagggagggggacacTGGGGACGCCGAAGGCCCCCCTGAGAGCGGAGCTCGCGAGCGCGGACACCTAGCTCGGCGGCCCCACGCTGAGGACCACGCTGTCCCTTGTCTCCTCCAGCTCTTTCCCGGCGGCGTACTGGCCCTGCTGGAGACCTCGATGCCCCTCTTGCCCCTGGAGTGGCCGCCGGCCTGAGAAGTTGAAGTGACGGCGGACATCTGGCGCCCAGTTCTGTGAGCACCGACGCCTTTTTGGCCTCCGCGCCTTCGAAGCGGTCCCTCTCCAGACTCCCTTTCCTGAAAGAGGGCACCGGAGATACCGGCATGGGCATCGCTGAAAGGGAAAGCCGGTCCCCACCTAGGACGGACTTCCGCAACCCCTCCCGTGATGGAGGGGCTCAGAGGGTAGACACTTGGAAACAGGCAGGAGCTCTGcctagtatgtatttatttatttgtgaataAACTCTGTGCTGGTGTCAGTTGGCAAGTTCTTCCTCCACGGGGACACAAAGCTTCCCTCCCCCCCCAAAGGACGTCAGGGATTTGGGAGTCTCCAAAGCACACAGCCTCAGACCCCTTCCTCCTTGCCCCCAGCCCGGTCTTAGCACCCTCTTATTCCCGACGGGCCCGCCTGAAGGGGGCGGGGCTTCATTTGAGAAAGCGGCACAAGCTACGCGGACTGCGGCTGCTCCCCGCAGCTTTGAACCACCCTTTCTTTGAACCTGGATAAAACCAAGTATCTGTAGAAAATGCGTTTCCATTAGTGCATACTTACTGTGCACCGGGTCTTTACACGTTTTATTCCTAAGTAGTTATTTTGTAGAAGGATAAACCAAGGATGAGCACTCAAGCCCAAGTATGGCTTCCAGAATCCGAGCTCTCCGCCCTGCTTGGGTTTTGCCTGCTCCATTCTTTATGGGGTCTGACAGGACACCCTCTCCAAGGGCTCACTTCATGTGTCCCAAGTCCGACGGCCCTTGTGCTGGAGCATCAAGGCCtggaccctgggattctcccatCTCCCTTCACTCTGGTTTCGCTCCCATGTTGTTTAGGGACATAAAAGAACACAGGTGGGTCAGTCTCAAGTTTAAATAGCTGTGACCTCCCAGAGGCCTGGCTCAGGCAAGATGAGAGGTCCATCGGTTGTATCCAGATCTACAGAGCTGACCTGGAGCTAGGCTTGGATTCAGATTAGGGAAGTGCTGTACCAGGGAAggggaaacctgggttcattCAGGGGGCCTGGTGAGCAGTCAAGCCTGGGGGTTggtgaggtgggggaaggggtctCCTCAGCCATCTATGGATGCTCAGTTCTTCCCCTCTGCCCCCCTCAAGCATCTTTGAAATACTGACcttggcattttttaaaagacctttattgagatataatttataccATGAAATGCATTCAAGTACATAATTCaatggttttagtatattcatagttaggtaaccatcaccactgtcttattttgggtcatttttactACCCCTCAAAAGAGACCCTGTAACCATTTAGCAGTGATTCCCTGTTACTCCATCCCCCTATTCTCCACCCCAGCCCCCTCATCTGTTTCTTCTAGCTCtacagatttgcctattctggacttTCATATGAATGAAAGCATCATATTTTCTcgtgtatcagtacttcatttatatttattgatcagtaatattccattgcacggGTGTAGCACGGTTTATCTATTTATAGGttgattttgatttgttttgaaaCCACTTCAGAGATCATTCCCAATGCTCTGGCCCAGGCCAGGAGGGGCAATAActcagagtggggtgggggtcacAGTGTGTAATCCAGGAGTCCTGGCGCACCCTGGCCAGCATTTGGTTATAGAGAGTGGGATCCAAAAGCAGAGGCCCCGCAGAGGGCGGGACCTCACACCTTCACTGATCCTCCCCCTTCCCGCGCCTCCGCCCCCAACTCTCTCTTCCCTTTCGGGGCCCTATGGAGCTGAGCGGGAAGTCTTCTCCAGGACCCTGCCCAGTTTAGAAAAATCTATTTGCATGGTAAAGGCCCCGTGGTTTAGGACGGGGAATTAAAGTTATTAGCAAGTCTTTTCATAGATAAGTGGGGCTCAAcggccagccccctcccctggggTGCGCCTCCCCTTGCTCTCCGAGCCCTGAAGCGGCCCACTGTTTATTAGCACCTGGGTGTGAATTTCCATTAACACGTCCCCGCTAATAAGAGGGCTGGAGATGGGAAGGGGCGCCTCCCACCCCTCCCGCAGCCCCACCCGCTTCCTGGGCCGGCCCCGCTCGCACCTATCGGGAGGAGGGCCGAGAGCGGCGCCCAGGTAAGTGAGCCCTGGGCGAGGGCGCGCTGTCAGTTCTCTGCTACCCTGGTGTGCTAAGCCGTTCGTTAGCGGGGCCGTGTGGAGGATGGGAAGTTGAGACAGGACGATCAGGGGCCGCGCTGAGACTGGGGCCCGGGTGTGACTCCAGGGCCGGTGTGCTTCCCCGCGGGCGCATCGCCTTTGCGACAGCTGAGCAGGCACAGAGGGTGCTGGGTGGCGCGTCCCCTCACCGTGGGGGGCTGGTCCGGAGCGGGCTGGGCGCAGGCCTGCTGGAAGGTGGGTAGGGGGCGGAGGATGGCATCAGCGGCGGATCCTGCCCGTCCTGGTCGCCGCTGGCCGCCTTCGCAGCCCCAGGGATCAGAACCGTCATGTTGGAGAAACACACATAACGGAGCAACCAGACGAGCCGGGTCTGTGTTTAAGGCTTTAAGTTGAccagctgggggcttccctggctgtccaatggttaagactcccgGCTTCCAATGTGGGTTCCATCCGGGGTCAGGAACTTAGATAGAATTCCACATGCCCTGAGGAATGGTCAAAGGCTAAAGGAGAatgctatttttatatattgctaaaaaataaaatgtttaaaaaaataaatccaacaaCTAATTTCAAGTCATTTTAGCCTCAGATCCACAGGTGAGGTGGGCAGGTGGTGGGGCACCTGtagctattttacagatgaggacactggagcacagaaaaagaacaaggaaatTTTCACAAAGCTAGTATACctgattggggcttcccagatggtgcagtgataaagaatccaccagccaacgcaggagatgcaagcaagagacatgggtttgatccctgagctgggaaaatcccctggagaaggaaatggcaacctactccagtatctttgcctggagaatccccatggacagaggagcctggcggggtacagtccatggggtctcaaaaagtcaaacacgactgagcaactaaacaacaacaaagtatacCTGTTTATTGGGTGGCAACACTGGTGAGTGGTACTGAACAGATTTGGTCTTTGCTGTAGCCTGTCAAGCAagtagtatgtatgtgtgttgagGGGTGTGAAATAAAGCTCCTAAAGCACGTGGCCCACCAGTGGCATCACCGGCAGGGAGCTTCCGCTGCCTGCTGACCGCATGTATTGCTCCCATGAGACAGCTGTATTTTGTAGATGCTAATGCTGGACGGGTCAGTGTTTTCAGGAGGGGCAGCTAAGCGGATCAGTTGACATTGAAGACATTGATTCAAGGACACACCACATGGGTCACCAGATGAAcccagggctggaggggagggctggTGGGCAGGAGTTATCTGTATCAGCAGAGGGCAGACTGTCCCAGGAGCCGAGCTGGAAAGCTGAGCTCAAACTTGGGCGAGTGGGTGGTGCGCCTGGTGGAGGGCCATGCTGTGCTAAATGAACAGGCTATCTGAGGGGCGGGGCACGTGGATGCCCCAGGATTCTCAGGATTCTGAAACACCCCCGCCTGGAGAACCAGGCTGGCCCAGGGCTCAGGAGGGAAGCCAGCCCTAACTGCAAGGCCCCAATTATCCCAGGGTGAGGCCAGGGCCACTTTGTCCACTctccccctctgccccctccccacccaggtaCAGACCCTGCTTTTGCACAACCCCGAGGGTGAGTGCCTCCTAAACTCTGTGCCCTGGACACTCAGCCGCGTCCTAATGTTCCCTGAGAAAACCCAAGGTTGTTGGTGCTTCTCAGGGGCCCTGTCTCCCAGAGGGCAGGGACCTTTTTGGGGGCACAGCCCCAGGAGTGCACCAGCTCCATGGGGGGTGGGGCTAGAGCCCTGGATTCCCCAGCCTAGTGCCACCTGAGCCTCTTCTGCCCACCTTCTGGTCTTTGCCGGCCCTGGTTCCCTCTCCCTTATCCCTCTGTGGATCCAGCATGTAAGGTTCCCTGTGAATGCCCCAACCCCCCATTGCTCTCCCCATCCACACTAGGAAGTGAGGAGGTACCTGGTGTTGGCAGCATGTGACTTTGGAAAGGGTGGACAGGGTACTTCCCTTGTCTTGGCCTGCTCAGCACCCCTCCTACTCTTGTCCCTTAcagcctgtcattttcttttctccagacaGCTCTCCCTTCCTTAGTTTGGGTGGCCGTGACCTCCATGCCCCTCTAGGGACGGGCACATGTGCAGGTTTAAACGGTCATCACAGTGAGTGGTTCAGGGATGTGACCACATGCAGGCCAGTGAGGAGCAGGCTCGGGACTTTGCTGGAACCACTGAGAAAGGGACAGTCACCGTGGGTGTTGTTAGTGGTCATTTTGCTACCCAAGCAGAAGGGCCTACCTAAAAAAGGGAATCAAAACTGgggggtggggacttccctggtgatccagtagctaagactctacgctcccaatgcagaggacccaggttcaatccctggtcagggaactagctcctacatgctgaaactaagacctggtgtagccaaataagtaaataaagaaaaatagatactaaaacaaaacaaaacaaaaataaacaatttgacCTGGGGCCAACCACATGGAAAGCATTATGTCTAGACTTTTATACTCCATGAGCCAACAAATTCTCCTTGTTGCTGAAGTTAGTTTTAGTTGGGTTTCTGACTTTTGCTATTGAAAAAGTCCACCAGGATTTGATAAGGCTGTTCCAAGTCTTGACTACAGTCTCAATTTCCCTCTTTGTTAGATGGGGATAATCATACTTACATTTTACAAAGTGACGTAAGGCTTTCATCTAAAATACAGAGACCCCGGTAGATGCACTGTAAATGTCAGTTCCCCGTCACATTTAGGTGGTGTGTAAAGCCAAGACGATCATCCTAAATTTTCCTTCCTTATCTCAGGGGGACCTGCCAGCCACCATGCCTACTGTGTAGAGGAAAAGGATACTGTAGAgcgttttgtttttgttttagtttcctgCTGTGTTTTCATTCTCATGATGAGGATGGCAAGGGGCAGAGTGTCTCAGGTGGGGATCTCTTTATCCAGGGGGCATTCAACTAGTCAGTATCAGCGCCATGAGGGAGGTGCATGCCAACAAAGACTGTGTATAACTCAGGGGAGAAGGTGGATGGGGACAcagaaacagttcagttcagtcacttagtcgtgtctgactctttgagaccccatggactacagcacaccaggcctccctgtccatcaccatctcctggagtttactcaaactcatgtccattgagtcagtgatgccatccaaccatttcatcctctgttgtccccttctcctctcaccttcaaacttttctagcatcagggtcttttcaaatgagtcagtttttcacatcaggtggccaaagtactggagtttcagtttcagcatcagtccttccaatgaacattcaagactgatttcctttaaagatggactggttggatctccttgcaattcaaaggactctttaagagtcttctccaacaccatagttcaaaagcatcgattctttggcgctcagctttctttatggtccaactcccacatccatacatgaccactgggaaaaccatagccttgactagatggacctgtgttggcaaagtaacgtctctgctttttaatatgctatctaggtatgGTCACAAGGCATGCAAGCATTCAGCCTTGGTAGGCGGTCTTGGGAGAGGCTGGGGTGCACTAACCACCTGCAGTTCTCAAAGGCACCACATGGTGTCCTCAGAGAGGCAGGCGTAAGCTTTGAGCGTCAGGGGACTGACTCCACCCAGTTTTCCCGGGAAGGGCAGTTTCTAGAAAGGAATAAGGCACCTCTGCGCCTCCCTCCTAGACCCCCAGCACCCCCAGTCTCCTCTAGGGTTCCCAGGCAACAGACAGGAGGAAGACAATTCCTGCCTGCCCCCACTGTGCCTCTCACacctgtgtgacctcaggtaGTCAGTcaaccactctgagcctcagcctcACTCCAGAGTGAGTCCACAAAGGTTATGAAACCGCGAAGAGCGGGCAGACAAGTGGGCCAAGAGAAAAGGGGGCCACACAGAGCTGGGCGGACTGGGTGTCTTGCTTACTTGAGCAGAGTGGCTCCTGCTCTCCTTGTGGGCCGATGAGGCGAACCGTCCTCACCAGGCCTGGGACTCTGGCTGACCTCATTGCCTGGGCCCTGCTGGGGGTCTGGACTGAGTGGGAATGAAGGATACACACCACAGCCGCTTTGGAGTCTGGAAACAATATCGCTGTTTATTTAGGTGACATCTGCCCTCCTAAGCATTCTGACGAGTGGCTTACTCGTCAGGTTTAaggccccacccccccacccccaaatcatGTCTCTCCCCTTGCTGGCTTGCAGAGGTCCCAGACTGCAAGCCAGGCCCAAGGCCTACTGAGCTGCAGCCCTTTGTTGTGTCTCTTGACCTCAAGAGCGTTCCAGGGCAAAGCCTGCCTGCTGCCAACCTCTTCAGAGCCTAGGGCCGCAGCCCAGTCACTTCTTAAGGTCCTCTTTTTGGAGAAGCAAGGAATACCTCCGAAGCCGGGTCCAGTgctcttcctctttcaccttgCTCTTCGCCAGGTTCTGAATACTGTGGGACAGGCAGTTGATGAGAGGAACCTGCTTTGTACTGCATCCCCACCACTCCctattccccacccccccaccccccaccccgggctcCTAGATCCCCAGGGCAGACCCTGATCACCCTGGGCTGATATGAGAAACTCCCCAAATGACACATCTGCTTCCTGTCTGTGTTCTCAGGACTCAGCCTGGTGCACAGAAGGTTCCTGAATCAGCTTTGCAGAAGGAATAATAGGAGTGATGGAAGGTGAATTTATGAACTAAAAGTCTGTTTGCAGGACCAAAGTTAAATACATCCGAATGCCACTAGTTACGTGTAACATTTCTTGAGCACGTACTAGTGACCAGCACTGGGGGACGTGTTGGAAAGATCAAAGTGACTAAAACAGCTGCCCTCTCCCCCCACAGTTTAGTGAGgtgatcagtcactaagtcatgtccgactctttgtgaccccaactctttgtagcccgccaggctcctctgtccatggactttcccaggcaagaatattggaatgggttgccatttcctactccaggggatcttcctgatccagggattaaactcttgtctcttgctgtctcctgcattggcaggcagattctttaccactagcgccacctgggaagcccagtttagtGAGGTgacaagaggaaaagaacatttGTAACAGGAGGCATTTaagatgaagaaaatagaagaaaactgtAGAGAAGAGCACTTCCTGCCTGGGGAGTGCTCCCAGAGGATAAGATTTTTgagttgagtttttaaaaaaaaaataagtgcacAGTCAGTGTGGCagaaccagagaagcccagggtcACCCTTCAGGCTGCATGCAGAGCTGGCCACCGGGAGTGGGCAGGAGAGAGGTGGGCTTCCGTCTGGGGAGGGGGTGCGGCTGCGGCCAGGTTTCCACCTCGGGTGCCTGAGTGAGCGGACAGTGTTTAAAAGCTCAGAGCAAATGGGAGGAGGGACACTTCTGGGGGAAAGACAAGGACCA harbors:
- the MESP1 gene encoding mesoderm posterior protein 1, translating into MAQSLCPPLSESWMLAAGWGSAQPPQAADADCGCSPASSPDSWGSVPACSPVPSPGSPATRASLRGPAAGRRGARGGRLGAGQRQSASEREKLRMRTLARALHELRRFLPPSVAPAGQSLTKIETLRLAIRYIGHLSAVLGLSEDSLQRRRRQRGDAAPPRGCALCPDGGPAEAQRQGCCSGSAAGAAVSWGSPPACPGVLAAPELRDPLVLNDRGAACPEGPAMEPSPSSPLFPGGVLALLETSMPLLPLEWPPA